The following coding sequences lie in one Capsicum annuum cultivar UCD-10X-F1 chromosome 5, UCD10Xv1.1, whole genome shotgun sequence genomic window:
- the LOC107872169 gene encoding epoxide hydrolase A-like, which yields MEKIEHKMVDVNGINMHVAELGQGPTILFIHGFPELWYSWRHQMVYLAERGYRAVAPDLRGYGDTTGAPVNDISKFSLFHLVGDLIALLEAIDPNKDNVFVVAHDWGAVIAWHLCLFRPDKVKALVNLSVQWTGAQVKVPTKFIVGEFDLVYRIPGAKEYIHNDGFKKDVPLLEEVVVVEGAAHFVNQERPDEINKHIYDFIQKF from the exons ATGGAGAAGATAGAGCACAAAATGGTAGATGTAAATGGCATTAATATGCATGTAGCAGAATTAGGCCAAGGTCCAACAATCCTATTCATACATGGCTTCCCTGAACTctg GTACTCATGGCGCCACCAAATGGTCTACTTAGCGGAGCGTGGCTACCGTGCCGTGGCACCAGACTTAAGGGGTTATGGAGATACTACAGGTGCACCTGTTAATGACATTTCAAAGTTCAGTCTCTTTCACCTTGTGGGTGATCTTATCGCACTGCTTGAAGCCATAGATCCAAATAAAGATAACGTGTTTGTTGTTGCTCATGACTGGGGTGCCGTAATTGCTTGGCATTTATGCCTCTTTAGGCCAGACAAAGTTAAGGCGTTGGTGAATTTGAGTGTCCA ATGGACAGGGGCTCAAGTTAAAGTTCCAACCAAGTTTATCGTTGGTGAATTCGACTTGGTTTATCGTATACCGGGTGCTAAAGAGTACATACACAATGATGGATTTAAGAAAGATGTTCCATTGTTGGAGGAAGTTGTGGTTGTGGAAGGTGCAGCTCACTTTGTCAACCAAGAAAGGCCAGATGAGATTAACAAGCACATCTATGACTTCATTCAAAAGTTCTGA